A portion of the Trichoplusia ni isolate ovarian cell line Hi5 chromosome 12, tn1, whole genome shotgun sequence genome contains these proteins:
- the LOC113499538 gene encoding uncharacterized protein LOC113499538 has translation MWVKIAEIILFHIVFLLINISPVTCHVPSYASTPSNKIEQFCQLSEACIHDTIAVCGKMGEEQRTFLDLCDLLEYACDHNQIFSHVDDMPGCPEVEEDDYYIRRKS, from the exons ATGTGGGTGAAAATTGCTGAAATAATACTATTTC atattGTATTTCTCCTCATTAACATTTCACCAGTAACCTGCCACGTTCCGAGCTACGCGTCGACTCCATCG aataaaatagaacaatTTTGTCAATTGTCAGAAGCTTGTATACATGATACGATAGCAGTCTGCGGCAAGATGGGTGAAGAACAAAGAACCTTCTTGGACCTTTGTGACCTGCTGGAGTACGCCTGTGATCACAACCAaa ttttctcCCATGTCGACGACATGCCAGGTTGTCCAGAAGTCGAGGAAGATGACTATTATATACGAAGAAAGTCCTAA
- the LOC113499454 gene encoding neuronal PAS domain-containing protein 4B-like, with translation MFLRFEPTKSTKGASKMRRDLINAEISNLRDLLPLPPSTRQRLSQLQLMALVCVYVRKMNYFQQVLKSHDFSYQYQEQPTPTPNIGFSKAMNGFMMMMTQNGKLLYISENAAEYLGHSMEDLLIHGDSVYDIIDRQDHQTVQMELNRGNGETENVPKNRHFFCRMNVSRNARRQMRFGDQKVVLVRGHYVSYLPLCSRNEPVFLAVCTPLAMPETRECVVHGATNVFTTVHAMDMKILHIDANGEWYLGWKKSELADVSWYQLIHWDSLREAQSKHRLVTQTEQDKCCILLVKLQQRSGQFLWVHVVLQVKDATDTPRQFIVATNQILSEEEATIMLSNSWLYQYYGYQNQPCGMLDPRCQKFFRRDQCYQEYQEYPYLENQELEYPGYHVSSYVQPKVVADYGGCERVYVDRGPVDYSTHSPQSTVSEERSPHHYDPPPDIVVNSNMYMYPHHGKREYYEQYPRVNYHVQEACPSTAIDGMDYPSPKRMRLAPPPLTIEETDGMDRWNPSPPWSDTTLKVPDYSQRFTYNHMVPMPPERAMVT, from the exons aTGTTTTTAAG ATTCGAGCCAACCAAATCAACGAAGGGTGCCAGCAAGATGCGCCGGGACCTCATTAACGCGGAGATATCGAACCTCCGAGACCTGCTGCCGCTGCCGCCCTCCACCCGGCAGCGGCTCTCGCAGCTGCAGCTCATGGCGCTCGTCTGCGTCTACGTCAGGAAGATGAACTACTTCCAACAAG TGCTCAAGAGTCACGACTTCAGCTATCAGTATCAAGAACAACCAACTCCCACACCTAATATCGGATTTtcaaag GCAATGAACGgttttatgatgatgatgacacaaAACGGAAAATTGTTGTACATATCAGAAAACGCGGCTGAATACTTAGGACATTCGATG GAGGACCTTCTAATACATGGGGACAGTGTATATGACATCATTGACAGACAAGACCACCAGACAGTCCAAATGGAACTAAACAGAGGCAACGGAGAGACTGAAAACGTACCAAAGAATAGACATTTCTTCTGTAGAATGAACGTGTCCAGAAACGCAAGAAGACAAATGAGATTTGGTGACCAAAAA GTAGTTCTGGTCCGAGGCCACTATGTGTCGTACCTGCCGCTGTGCAGCCGCAACGAGCCGGTGTTCCTGGCGGTGTGCACGCCGCTCGCCATGCCCGAGACGCGTGAGTGCGTCGTGCACGGCGCCACCAACGTCTTCACCACCGTACACGCCATGGATATGAAGATATTACATATTGATGCCAA CGGTGAATGGTATTTAGGATGGAAAAAATCTGAATTAGCTGACGTATCTTGGTATCAACTTATACACTGGGACAGCTTACGGGAGGCACAGAGTAAACACAGATTAG TAACACAAACGGAACAAGACAAATGTTGCATATTACTAGTGAAGTTGCAACAACGGAGTGGCCAGTTCTTGTGGGTGCACGTCGTTTTACAAGTCAAGGATGCGACGGATACACCTCGACAGTTCATAGTGGCTACTAATCAAATTTTAAG tgaGGAAGAGGCAACAATAATGCTGTCAAATTCTTGGCTGTACCAATACTATGGTTACCAGAACCAGCCTTGTGGGATGTTGGATCCCCGATGCCAGAAGTTCTTCCGACGGGACCAATGTTACCAGGAGTATCAGGAATATCCTTACTTGGAGAACCAGGAGTTGGAGTACCCTGGGTACCATGTGTCTTCGTATGTACAGCCGAAGGTTGTGGCAGACTATGGCGGTTGTGAACGAGTGTACGTTGACCGAGGACCTGTGGACTATTCGACGCATTCGCCGCAGTCAACTGTCAGTGAAGAAAG ATCCCCCCACCATTACGACCCGCCACCGGACATCGTGGTCAACAGCAACATGTACATGTATCCCCACCACGGCAAGCGCGAGTACTACGAGCAGTACCCCAGGGTCAACTACCATGTGCAGGAGGCCTGTCCCAGCACGGCCATTGACG GTATGGACTACCCAAGCCCAAAACGAATGCGTTTAGCTCCACCCCCGTTAACTATAGAAGAAACTGATGGTATGGACCGATGGAACCCCAGCCCTCCCTGGTCGGACACAACCCTCAAAGTACCAGATTACAGCCAGAGGTTCACGTACAACCACATGGTACCAATGCCCCCAGAGAGAGCAATGGTCACCTAA
- the LOC113499650 gene encoding uncharacterized protein LOC113499650 — MRPLTTAFVLLMIAYANGANIVEAPMDDIMYAKGETTTIQKRDTERSSMEAFNSFIEEKLMQQSQALEHLVKKVDASGDLIKNLIDNLSRGIEKPRLPAKAEPEEVAINKDPSLSEDGSENPLVRLGKNIPKYGKLAKDLILKDMQSGTDPTPLLEKEVDPPTFLELGSRRSNGVNNVLIPSRRNDGKDVNPWCPLALLCQQTVDPICGFDDEFGYGKFEDLCHMLRVNCYWKYNFSQVYTCSPKL; from the exons ATGCGACCCTTGACAACtg cgTTTGTGCTCCTCATGATTGCCTATGCTAATGGGGCAAACATTGTTGAAGCTCCAATGGATGACATTATGTATGCAAAGGGAGAAACCACG ACTATACAAAAGCGAGATACTGAAAGATCATCCATGGAAGCATTCAACAGTTTCATAGAAGAGAAATTGATGCAGCAAAGTCAGGCACTGGAGCATCTTGTCAAAAAAGTTGACGCCAGCGGAGATCTGATCAAGAATTTGATCGATAACTTAAGTAGAGGTATCGAAAAGCCAAGATTGCCAGCCAAAGCCGAACCCGAAGAGGTAGCTATAAACAAAGATCCGAGTTTAAGTGAGGATGGATCTGAAAATCCATTAGTAAGGCTTGGGAAAAATATTCCAAAGTATGGGAAGTTAGCTAAAGATCTAATATTAAAAGATATGCAATCTGGAACGGATCCGACGCCACTCTTAGAGAAAGAAGTGGACCCGCCCACTTTTCTAGAG TTAGGATCGCGACGTTCGAACGGAGTTAATAACGTGCTTATACCAAGTCGGAGAAACGATGGTAAAGACGTTAATCCCTGGTGTCCATTGGCTTTGCTCTGCCAACAGACGGTTGATCCCATTTGTGGGTTTGATGATGAATTCGGCTACGGGAAATTCGAAGACTTGTGCCACATGCTTCGTGTAAACTGTTACTGGAAATACA ACTTTTCACAGGTGTATACTTGCAGCccaaaattatga